A single window of Streptomyces xanthii DNA harbors:
- a CDS encoding class E sortase, whose translation MSVRVVVRTFSELCITVGAAIVLFVVYVLFWTGVKADSAMSHQIDDLQDQWARRPVATASPDPGPAPGEESADTSPPEPAAYRDGKPFAVMYIPRFGFTWNKPVLQNTEVDTLKKGLGHYAGTAQLGQKGNFAVAGHRRTYGDPFKDFPRLRPGDQVVLTDGTTWFTYVIDTEPYKTLPGDVGVIDPVPRKSGYKEPGRYLTLTTCEPEWGHSHRLIVWAHLDATQPVEAGKPEALRR comes from the coding sequence GTGTCGGTGCGAGTCGTCGTCCGGACGTTCAGCGAGCTGTGCATCACGGTCGGTGCCGCGATCGTGCTGTTCGTCGTCTACGTACTGTTCTGGACCGGTGTGAAGGCCGACAGTGCGATGAGCCACCAGATCGACGACCTCCAGGACCAGTGGGCGCGCAGACCCGTCGCCACCGCCTCCCCCGATCCCGGCCCGGCGCCCGGCGAGGAGTCCGCGGACACCTCGCCGCCCGAGCCGGCCGCGTACCGGGACGGCAAGCCCTTCGCCGTGATGTACATCCCGCGATTCGGTTTCACGTGGAACAAGCCCGTGCTGCAGAACACGGAGGTCGACACCCTCAAGAAGGGACTCGGCCACTACGCGGGCACCGCTCAGCTCGGGCAGAAGGGCAACTTCGCGGTCGCCGGCCACCGGCGCACGTACGGCGACCCGTTCAAGGACTTCCCCAGGCTGCGGCCCGGTGACCAGGTCGTGCTCACCGACGGCACGACCTGGTTCACGTACGTCATCGACACCGAGCCCTACAAGACGCTGCCCGGGGACGTGGGCGTGATCGACCCCGTGCCGCGCAAGTCCGGGTACAAGGAACCGGGGCGCTATCTGACGCTCACGACGTGCGAGCCGGAGTGGGGTCACAGCCACCGGCTCATCGTCTGGGCGCATCTTGATGCCACTCAGCCTGTGGAGGCCGGGAAACCGGAAGCGTTGCGCCGTTAG
- a CDS encoding DUF5324 family protein gives MTRIDSVRAATGSAKDSVLHAADVVAPYAETAKDKAAQYTHDARVALAPHLAQAARQARVQYDAHLAPRLEQARTHVPPKVDLAAHEAAARTRRAAQQAAAYSKPRIEQAVAAAQPVAEEAGARSAAAIAALRSQVSADEIRALARKHERRHRGRRALKGIALIGLLAGGAFAAWKWWDKQANPDWLVEPPAATEVPDNAPLSSVDGSGQAHLDPEVQAKQAEAEAEEGPDEGR, from the coding sequence GTGACCCGCATCGACAGCGTGCGCGCCGCGACCGGCTCGGCGAAGGACAGCGTGCTGCACGCCGCGGACGTGGTGGCGCCCTACGCCGAGACGGCCAAGGACAAGGCCGCCCAGTACACGCACGACGCCCGCGTCGCGCTCGCCCCGCACCTCGCCCAGGCCGCACGGCAGGCGCGCGTCCAGTACGACGCCCACCTCGCCCCGCGCCTGGAGCAGGCGCGCACGCATGTACCGCCGAAGGTCGACCTGGCCGCCCACGAGGCCGCCGCACGCACCCGCCGGGCCGCCCAGCAGGCCGCCGCGTATTCGAAGCCCCGCATCGAACAGGCCGTCGCCGCCGCCCAGCCCGTCGCCGAGGAGGCCGGTGCCCGCAGCGCCGCCGCCATCGCCGCCCTGCGCAGCCAGGTCTCGGCGGACGAGATCCGCGCCCTGGCCCGCAAGCACGAGCGCCGTCACCGCGGCCGCCGCGCCCTCAAGGGCATCGCCCTGATCGGCCTGCTGGCCGGCGGAGCGTTCGCCGCGTGGAAGTGGTGGGACAAGCAGGCCAACCCGGACTGGCTCGTCGAGCCCCCCGCCGCCACCGAGGTCCCCGACAACGCCCCGCTCTCCTCGGTCGACGGCAGCGGCCAGGCCCACCTCGACCCGGAGGTGCAGGCCAAGCAGGCGGAAGCCGAGGCGGAGGAAGGCCCGGACGAGGGCCGCTGA
- the crgA gene encoding cell division protein CrgA: protein MPKSRIRKKADYTPPPASKQATNVKLTNRGWVAPVMLAMFLIGLAWIVVFYVSNGSLPIDALGNWNIVVGFGFIAAGFAVSTQWK, encoded by the coding sequence GTGCCGAAGTCACGTATCCGCAAGAAGGCCGACTACACCCCGCCGCCGGCGTCGAAGCAGGCGACGAACGTCAAGCTGACCAACCGCGGCTGGGTGGCCCCGGTGATGCTGGCGATGTTCCTCATCGGACTCGCCTGGATCGTCGTGTTCTACGTGAGCAACGGGTCGCTTCCCATCGACGCCCTGGGCAACTGGAACATCGTGGTCGGCTTCGGTTTCATCGCCGCCGGATTCGCCGTCTCCACGCAGTGGAAGTAG
- a CDS encoding DUF881 domain-containing protein, producing MSNSADPRNEPGADLDHGGGTGSARGRFRPVRLLTVGVFALAGLIFFTSFNTAKGTNIRTDASLLKLSDLIQERSHKNKELEEGNSGVRDDVEALAERDDGSTSAEDKKLDALEKASGTKKLKGEAVSVTLDDAPPNATAKLPGYPEPQPNDLVIHQQDLQAVVNALWKGGAKGIKVMDQRLISTSAVRCVGNTLILQGRVYSPPYKITAIGDPDELKQAVAASPEIQNYMLYVNAYGLGWKVEDDGAVTLPGYSGTVDLHYAKPVSQ from the coding sequence TTGAGCAATTCTGCCGACCCCCGGAACGAGCCCGGTGCCGACCTCGACCACGGTGGCGGCACCGGTTCCGCCCGTGGCCGTTTCCGCCCCGTGAGGCTGCTCACCGTGGGCGTTTTCGCCCTTGCCGGCCTTATTTTCTTCACCAGCTTCAATACGGCCAAGGGCACCAATATCCGTACGGATGCGTCCCTTCTGAAGCTCTCCGACCTCATTCAGGAGCGCAGCCACAAGAACAAGGAGCTGGAGGAGGGGAACAGCGGCGTCCGCGACGACGTCGAGGCCCTCGCCGAGCGCGACGACGGCTCCACCTCCGCCGAGGACAAGAAGCTGGACGCCCTGGAGAAGGCGTCCGGCACGAAGAAGCTCAAGGGCGAGGCCGTCTCCGTCACCCTCGACGACGCCCCGCCGAACGCGACCGCCAAGCTCCCCGGCTACCCCGAGCCGCAGCCCAACGACCTGGTCATCCACCAGCAGGACCTCCAGGCCGTGGTGAACGCCCTGTGGAAGGGCGGCGCCAAGGGCATCAAGGTCATGGACCAGCGGCTGATCTCCACCTCCGCCGTGCGCTGCGTCGGCAACACCCTGATCCTCCAGGGCCGCGTCTACTCGCCCCCCTACAAGATCACCGCGATCGGCGACCCGGACGAGCTGAAGCAGGCCGTCGCCGCCTCCCCGGAGATCCAGAACTACATGCTCTACGTCAACGCCTACGGGCTCGGCTGGAAAGTCGAGGACGACGGGGCGGTGACTCTTCCCGGTTACTCGGGCACAGTGGATCTCCATTACGCGAAGCCCGTCAGCCAGTAG
- a CDS encoding class E sortase, translated as MAATTGRESDHEQDAERDGAPASPASPPPPRRGRIAAAVSVFGELLITGGVILGLFVAYSLWWTNVMADREAHKQGNKVRDHWAADKGPGALDTKDGIGFLHVPALGKGEVLVEKGTSSKVLNDGVAGYYTDPVKAVLPTSGKKGNFSLAAHRDGHGAKFHNIDKIEKGDPVVFESKDKWYVYKVYDILPETSKFDVDVIDQVPKQSGVKKPGHYITLTTCTPVYTSRYRYVVWGELERVEKVDSERTPPKELR; from the coding sequence GTGGCAGCGACGACCGGCCGCGAGAGCGACCATGAGCAGGACGCGGAGCGCGACGGCGCCCCCGCCTCACCCGCATCCCCGCCGCCGCCCCGCAGGGGCCGGATCGCGGCGGCCGTCAGCGTCTTCGGCGAACTCCTCATCACCGGGGGCGTGATCCTCGGCCTGTTCGTCGCGTACTCGCTGTGGTGGACGAACGTGATGGCCGACCGGGAGGCCCACAAGCAGGGCAACAAGGTCCGCGACCACTGGGCCGCGGACAAGGGCCCCGGCGCCCTCGACACCAAGGACGGCATCGGCTTCCTGCACGTCCCCGCCCTGGGCAAGGGCGAGGTCCTCGTCGAGAAGGGCACCTCGAGCAAGGTCCTCAACGACGGCGTGGCCGGCTACTACACGGACCCCGTGAAGGCCGTCCTGCCCACCAGCGGCAAGAAGGGCAACTTCTCGCTCGCCGCGCACCGCGACGGGCACGGCGCCAAGTTCCACAACATCGACAAGATCGAGAAGGGCGATCCGGTCGTCTTCGAGTCGAAGGACAAGTGGTACGTCTACAAGGTCTACGACATCCTTCCCGAGACCTCGAAGTTCGACGTGGACGTCATCGACCAGGTGCCCAAGCAGTCCGGCGTGAAGAAGCCCGGGCACTACATCACGCTGACGACCTGCACGCCCGTCTACACCTCCCGCTACCGGTACGTGGTGTGGGGCGAGCTGGAGCGCGTCGAGAAGGTCGACAGCGAGCGCACACCGCCGAAGGAACTGCGCTGA
- a CDS encoding class E sortase: MTELRPDDPLGGPLPGQQQGHQGQQHPSPWFRPPGAAEQQQPVQEPAPEPEPEWYAPEGYAQDWYPEPDLQVPDAQTPVRDDETVALRTADTRRAAEPVVTGGRAARRKAARKGGGRHAGGAAPAPAADPEKPDDRPLTRVEARRAARAARPSAGVLASRAIGEVFITLGVLMLLFVTYQLWWSNVRAHNIAGDARSHLEDDWANGKGKPGTFEPGQGFAILHIPRLDVVVPIAEGISKPKVLDQGMVGHYDKDSIPTAMPDAKQGNFAIAGHRNTHGEPFRYINRLEPGDPIVVETRDKYYVYKMASILPQTPPSNTAVIDPIPAGSGFTKPGRYITLTTCTPEFTSTYRMIVWGKMVEERPRGKGKPDALVD, translated from the coding sequence GTGACCGAACTGCGCCCGGACGACCCTCTCGGCGGTCCCTTGCCGGGGCAGCAACAGGGGCATCAGGGGCAGCAGCACCCGTCACCGTGGTTCCGCCCCCCGGGCGCCGCGGAGCAGCAGCAGCCGGTCCAGGAGCCCGCACCCGAGCCGGAGCCCGAGTGGTACGCCCCCGAGGGCTACGCCCAGGACTGGTACCCGGAGCCGGATCTCCAGGTGCCGGACGCGCAGACGCCCGTACGGGACGACGAAACGGTTGCTCTGCGCACGGCCGACACCCGGCGCGCGGCGGAGCCCGTCGTCACCGGCGGCCGTGCGGCGCGCAGGAAGGCCGCCAGGAAGGGCGGAGGGCGCCATGCGGGCGGAGCGGCCCCCGCGCCCGCCGCGGACCCGGAGAAGCCCGACGACAGGCCCCTCACGCGCGTCGAGGCCCGCCGCGCCGCGCGGGCCGCGCGCCCGAGCGCCGGCGTGCTGGCGAGCCGCGCCATCGGCGAGGTCTTCATCACCCTCGGCGTGCTCATGCTCCTGTTCGTCACCTACCAGCTGTGGTGGTCGAACGTGCGGGCCCACAACATCGCCGGCGACGCCCGCAGCCACCTCGAGGACGACTGGGCCAACGGCAAGGGCAAGCCCGGCACCTTCGAGCCCGGCCAGGGCTTCGCCATCCTGCACATCCCGCGGCTGGACGTCGTCGTGCCGATCGCCGAGGGCATCAGCAAGCCCAAGGTGCTCGACCAGGGCATGGTCGGCCACTACGACAAGGACAGCATCCCGACGGCGATGCCCGACGCGAAGCAGGGGAACTTCGCGATCGCGGGGCACCGCAACACGCACGGCGAGCCGTTCCGCTACATCAACCGTCTCGAGCCCGGCGATCCGATCGTTGTCGAGACGCGCGACAAGTACTACGTCTACAAGATGGCGAGCATCCTCCCGCAGACGCCGCCGTCGAACACCGCGGTGATCGATCCGATCCCCGCCGGGTCCGGTTTCACCAAGCCCGGCCGGTACATCACACTGACCACCTGCACGCCGGAGTTCACCAGCACCTATCGGATGATCGTCTGGGGCAAGATGGTCGAGGAGCGGCCGCGCGGCAAGGGCAAGCCGGACGCCCTCGTCGACTAG
- a CDS encoding aminodeoxychorismate/anthranilate synthase component II, with protein MSTRKTRILVVDNYDSFVFNIVQYLYQLGAECEVLRNDEVTTAHAQDGFDGVLLSPGPGAPEQAGVCVDMVRHCADTGVPVFGVCLGMQSMQVAYGGVVDRAPELLHGKTSLVRHEGKGVFKDLPDPFTATRYHSLAAEPDTVPEVLEVTARTEDGIIMGLRHRELPVEGVQFHPESVLTEHGHLMLANWLAECGDAGAPARSAGLAPVVGRASA; from the coding sequence GTGAGCACGCGAAAGACCCGCATTCTCGTCGTCGACAACTACGACAGCTTCGTCTTCAACATCGTCCAGTACCTGTACCAACTGGGCGCGGAGTGCGAGGTGCTGCGCAACGACGAGGTGACGACCGCGCACGCGCAGGACGGCTTCGACGGGGTGCTCCTGAGCCCCGGCCCGGGCGCCCCCGAGCAGGCGGGCGTCTGCGTCGACATGGTCCGGCACTGCGCCGACACCGGCGTCCCGGTCTTCGGCGTCTGCCTCGGCATGCAGTCCATGCAGGTCGCGTACGGCGGCGTCGTGGACCGCGCGCCGGAGCTGCTGCACGGCAAGACCTCCCTGGTGCGGCACGAGGGCAAGGGCGTCTTCAAGGACCTGCCCGACCCGTTCACCGCGACCCGGTACCACTCGCTGGCCGCCGAGCCGGACACCGTGCCCGAGGTCCTCGAGGTCACGGCCCGCACCGAGGACGGCATCATCATGGGCCTGCGCCACCGTGAACTGCCGGTGGAGGGCGTCCAGTTCCACCCCGAGTCCGTGCTGACCGAGCACGGGCACCTGATGCTGGCCAACTGGCTGGCGGAGTGCGGCGACGCGGGCGCGCCGGCCAGATCGGCGGGTCTCGCGCCCGTCGTGGGCAGGGCCTCGGCGTGA
- the pknB gene encoding Stk1 family PASTA domain-containing Ser/Thr kinase, with translation MEEPRRLGGRYELGQVLGRGGMAEVYLAHDTRLGRTVAVKTLRADLARDPSFQARFRREAQSAASLNHPAIVAVYDTGEDYVDNISIPYIVMEYVDGSTLRELLHSGRKLLPERAMEMTIGILQALEYSHRAQIVHRDIKPANVMLTRTGQVKVMDFGIARAMGDSGMTMTQTAAVIGTAQYLSPEQAKGEQVDARSDLYSTGCLLYELLTVRPPFVGDSPVAVAYQHVREEAQAPSVFDPEITPEMDAIVLKALVKDPDYRYQSADEMRADIEACLDGQPVAATASMGAVGYGGHPDDQQTAMLRPQNGGAAPTSMLPPVNPDDGGYGYDEPRGGRRKQGKSHTSTILLVAAGILVLVGAILIGKWFSSGGSGDGQVEVPSLIGESFPDAKEKADRVDLKVVKGEPMACQNSPKNTVCEQDPKSGKVDKGETITLRMSTGSPKLTIPDVTGLSYAEAEADLKSKGFTNISRESEESDRKPGTVFKQDPESGGKVEKGTEITLTVAAAKQTVVVPDVSSAKNLTCEQATAQLTQNKLKATCTEEEAAGVEPGKVFSQSLAANSEAEPGSTVTLKVAKAAEQLTVPGDLGGKKLKDARKQLSDMGLNVQLAAGSPGDDNAVVMGSQPGANSPINKGDTITLVTAPGGGGNGGNNGGGLFGGLGED, from the coding sequence ATGGAAGAGCCGCGTCGCCTCGGCGGCCGGTACGAGCTGGGCCAGGTGCTCGGCCGTGGTGGCATGGCGGAGGTCTACCTCGCGCATGACACCCGGCTCGGTCGCACCGTGGCGGTGAAGACGCTGCGTGCTGACCTCGCGCGCGACCCGTCGTTCCAGGCCCGGTTCCGCCGGGAGGCCCAGTCGGCCGCCTCGCTCAACCATCCCGCGATCGTGGCGGTGTACGACACCGGCGAGGACTACGTCGACAACATCTCCATCCCGTACATCGTGATGGAGTACGTCGACGGATCCACGCTGCGCGAGCTGCTGCACTCGGGGCGCAAGCTGCTGCCCGAGCGGGCCATGGAGATGACCATCGGCATCCTCCAGGCCCTCGAGTACTCGCACCGCGCCCAGATCGTCCACCGCGACATCAAGCCGGCCAACGTCATGCTGACCCGCACCGGACAGGTGAAGGTCATGGACTTCGGCATCGCCCGCGCCATGGGCGACTCGGGCATGACGATGACGCAGACGGCCGCGGTCATCGGCACCGCCCAGTACCTCTCGCCGGAGCAGGCCAAGGGTGAGCAGGTCGACGCCCGCTCAGACCTGTATTCGACGGGCTGTCTCCTCTACGAGCTGCTGACGGTCCGCCCTCCGTTCGTCGGCGACTCGCCCGTCGCGGTCGCGTACCAGCACGTCCGCGAAGAGGCCCAGGCCCCGTCGGTCTTCGACCCCGAGATCACGCCCGAGATGGACGCGATCGTCCTGAAGGCCCTGGTCAAGGACCCGGACTACCGCTACCAGTCGGCCGACGAGATGCGCGCCGACATCGAGGCCTGCCTCGACGGCCAGCCCGTCGCGGCCACCGCGTCCATGGGCGCGGTCGGCTACGGCGGCCACCCGGACGACCAGCAGACGGCCATGCTGCGCCCGCAGAACGGCGGCGCGGCCCCGACCTCGATGCTGCCCCCGGTCAACCCGGACGACGGCGGCTACGGCTACGACGAGCCCCGCGGCGGCCGGCGCAAGCAGGGCAAGAGCCACACGTCGACGATCCTGCTGGTCGCGGCGGGCATCCTCGTGCTCGTCGGCGCCATCCTGATCGGCAAGTGGTTCAGCAGCGGCGGCAGCGGCGACGGCCAGGTCGAGGTCCCGAGCCTCATCGGCGAGAGCTTCCCGGACGCCAAGGAGAAGGCCGACCGCGTCGACCTCAAGGTCGTCAAGGGCGAGCCGATGGCCTGCCAGAACAGCCCGAAGAACACGGTCTGCGAGCAGGACCCGAAGAGCGGCAAGGTCGACAAGGGCGAGACGATCACCCTGCGCATGTCGACGGGGTCGCCGAAGCTGACGATCCCGGACGTCACGGGCCTGTCGTACGCCGAGGCCGAGGCCGACCTGAAGAGCAAGGGCTTCACGAACATCTCCCGGGAGTCCGAGGAGTCGGACCGCAAGCCCGGCACGGTGTTCAAGCAGGACCCGGAGAGCGGTGGCAAGGTCGAGAAGGGCACCGAGATCACCCTGACCGTCGCCGCCGCGAAGCAGACGGTCGTCGTGCCGGACGTGTCCTCCGCCAAGAACCTCACCTGTGAGCAGGCCACGGCCCAGCTCACGCAGAACAAGCTGAAGGCGACCTGCACCGAGGAGGAGGCCGCCGGTGTCGAGCCGGGCAAGGTCTTCTCCCAGAGCCTCGCGGCGAACTCCGAGGCCGAGCCGGGCTCCACGGTGACCCTGAAGGTCGCCAAGGCGGCCGAGCAGCTGACCGTCCCCGGGGACCTCGGGGGCAAGAAGCTGAAGGACGCCCGCAAGCAGCTCTCCGACATGGGGCTCAACGTCCAGCTGGCGGCGGGTTCCCCGGGTGACGACAACGCGGTCGTGATGGGCAGCCAGCCCGGAGCGAACAGCCCGATCAACAAGGGCGACACCATCACCCTGGTGACGGCGCCCGGCGGTGGCGGCAACGGCGGCAACAACGGAGGCGGCCTCTTCGGCGGCCTCGGCGAGGACTGA
- a CDS encoding rhomboid family intramembrane serine protease has translation MADAHQDGEGLPGCYRHPDRPTGVRCTRCERPVCPECMVSASVGFQCPQCVRSGSGTGHRPTATRPRTLAGGTVAADPRLVTKVLIGICLAVFLVQLSVGDHFTNRFEMLGLAWVPGFSTPQGVAEGQWYRLVTAMFLHGGYAHIAFNMLSLWWIGGPLEAALGRARYLALYFVSGLAGSALTYLLEEPNQGSLGASGAIFGLFGATAVVMRRLNYDLRPLIALLVINLIFTFTPAFNIAWQAHIGGLVGGLAVGYGMIHAPRERRALVQYGVCALVLLAVVVTVVVRTGQLT, from the coding sequence ATGGCCGACGCGCACCAGGACGGAGAAGGACTGCCCGGCTGCTACCGGCATCCGGACCGTCCCACCGGGGTCCGCTGCACGCGCTGCGAGCGGCCCGTCTGCCCGGAGTGCATGGTCAGCGCCTCCGTGGGGTTCCAGTGCCCTCAGTGCGTGCGGAGCGGCTCGGGGACCGGGCACCGGCCGACCGCGACGCGGCCGCGCACGCTGGCCGGCGGCACGGTCGCCGCCGACCCGCGCCTGGTCACCAAGGTTCTGATCGGGATCTGCCTGGCGGTCTTCCTCGTGCAGCTGTCCGTCGGAGATCACTTCACCAACCGGTTCGAGATGCTCGGGCTGGCCTGGGTGCCCGGCTTCAGTACTCCGCAGGGTGTGGCCGAGGGGCAGTGGTACCGGCTGGTGACCGCGATGTTCCTGCACGGCGGCTATGCCCACATCGCGTTCAACATGCTGAGCCTGTGGTGGATCGGCGGTCCGCTCGAAGCGGCCCTGGGCCGGGCCCGGTATCTCGCGCTCTACTTCGTCTCCGGGCTCGCGGGCAGTGCGCTCACCTATCTGCTCGAGGAACCGAACCAGGGCTCGCTCGGAGCCTCCGGGGCGATCTTCGGCCTCTTCGGCGCGACCGCCGTCGTCATGCGCCGGCTCAACTACGACCTGCGGCCCCTGATCGCTCTGCTGGTGATCAACCTGATCTTCACCTTCACCCCGGCGTTCAACATCGCCTGGCAGGCCCACATCGGTGGTCTCGTGGGGGGCCTGGCCGTCGGGTACGGGATGATTCACGCCCCGCGGGAGCGCCGCGCCCTCGTGCAGTACGGGGTCTGCGCACTGGTGCTGCTCGCCGTCGTCGTGACGGTCGTCGTGCGGACCGGACAGCTCACTTGA
- a CDS encoding peptidylprolyl isomerase yields MAEQLYATLRTNQGDIEVRLLPNHAPKTVKNFVELAKGEREWTNPETGETSTAPLYDGTIFHRVISGFMIQGGDPLGNGTGGPGYQFADEFHPDLAFNKPYLLAMANAGPGTNGSQFFITVSPTAWLTRKHTIFGEVVDDASKKVVDAIATAQTNPRTDRPLSDVVIESVVVETR; encoded by the coding sequence GTGGCCGAGCAGCTTTACGCCACCCTCAGGACCAATCAGGGCGACATCGAGGTCCGGCTGCTGCCGAACCACGCACCGAAGACGGTCAAGAACTTCGTGGAGCTCGCCAAGGGCGAGCGTGAGTGGACGAACCCGGAGACCGGCGAGACGTCCACGGCCCCCCTCTACGACGGCACGATCTTCCACCGCGTCATCAGCGGCTTCATGATCCAGGGCGGCGACCCGCTGGGGAACGGGACGGGCGGGCCGGGGTACCAGTTCGCGGACGAGTTCCACCCCGACCTGGCGTTCAACAAGCCGTACCTGCTGGCGATGGCCAACGCGGGCCCCGGGACGAACGGCTCGCAGTTCTTCATCACCGTCTCGCCGACCGCCTGGCTCACCCGTAAGCACACGATCTTCGGCGAGGTCGTCGACGACGCCAGCAAGAAGGTCGTGGACGCCATCGCCACCGCGCAGACCAATCCGCGCACCGACCGTCCGCTGAGCGACGTGGTCATCGAGTCCGTGGTCGTCGAGACCCGCTAG
- a CDS encoding LuxR C-terminal-related transcriptional regulator, whose protein sequence is MEDVVRARAREIYRAALDAADWHPETLVASRGWNGTEFAEALQLLGELGLFTPSSDTRSGWTALSPDTALRNLLLEEDRSTGAYLDAMRQTRAALDRLVVDFHPLRVRGLLDAQLEVVTGAANVSAALEDASQRVEDEVLSLHPGRALPTEMIEAGLERDRLALGRGVRIRTIHLGAVAAVPHMASYLRRLNAEGAQVRTAHTLPLRLIVLDRSSAIVPAPPRPADGNDEEIAAVVLRGETLVGVFREIFEHCWASASVLADAHDEPDRPDDGSGWLPSGRHRELLRMLAGGLTDEAMARKLGLSERTVRRLVAELSERLGAASRFQAGVCAVRSGWLDD, encoded by the coding sequence GTGGAGGACGTCGTACGCGCGCGGGCGCGGGAGATCTACCGGGCGGCGCTGGACGCGGCCGACTGGCATCCCGAGACGCTCGTCGCGTCGCGGGGCTGGAACGGCACCGAGTTCGCGGAGGCACTCCAGCTGCTCGGCGAACTGGGTCTGTTCACACCGTCGTCCGACACCAGGAGCGGGTGGACCGCGCTCTCGCCCGACACCGCGCTGCGCAACCTCCTGCTCGAGGAGGATCGCAGCACCGGCGCCTACCTCGACGCCATGCGGCAGACCCGGGCGGCCCTCGACCGGCTCGTCGTGGACTTCCACCCGCTGCGCGTCCGTGGCCTGCTCGACGCCCAGTTGGAGGTGGTGACGGGGGCGGCGAACGTGTCGGCGGCGCTGGAGGACGCCTCGCAGCGGGTCGAGGACGAGGTGCTCTCGCTGCACCCCGGCCGCGCGCTGCCCACCGAGATGATCGAGGCGGGCCTGGAGCGCGACCGGCTCGCCCTCGGCCGCGGCGTGCGCATCCGCACGATCCATCTGGGGGCCGTGGCCGCGGTACCGCACATGGCCTCGTACCTGCGGCGACTGAACGCCGAGGGCGCGCAGGTACGCACCGCGCACACCCTTCCCCTGCGGCTGATCGTGCTGGACCGCTCGTCGGCCATCGTGCCCGCGCCGCCCAGGCCCGCGGACGGGAACGACGAGGAGATCGCGGCCGTCGTCCTGCGCGGCGAGACCCTCGTCGGGGTGTTTCGGGAGATCTTCGAGCACTGCTGGGCGTCGGCGAGTGTGCTCGCCGACGCCCATGACGAGCCGGACCGGCCGGACGACGGGAGCGGCTGGCTGCCGTCGGGCCGCCACCGCGAACTGCTGCGGATGCTGGCGGGCGGCCTCACGGACGAGGCGATGGCCCGCAAGCTGGGCCTGTCCGAACGCACGGTCCGCCGCCTCGTCGCCGAGCTGTCCGAACGGCTAGGAGCGGCGAGCCGGTTCCAGGCCGGGGTGTGTGCCGTCCGCTCCGGCTGGCTCGACGACTGA